The proteins below come from a single Gimesia alba genomic window:
- the infC gene encoding translation initiation factor IF-3: MSFFHYKEKQAIETTQRLNDQIRISPVRVIDQDGEQLGVIPTAEALKLAMEANLDLVEVASDAKPPVCRIMDYGKLKYERKKKTSKNTKQHQVQLKEIRMRPKIGKHDIEFKLKSARKFLEQKDKVKFNIMFRGRENAHHELGRTILGDIQEQLSEIAKVEQAPTMASGRNMIMVLAPR, from the coding sequence ATTTCTTTTTTCCATTACAAGGAGAAACAAGCAATCGAAACAACGCAGAGACTTAATGACCAGATTCGGATCAGTCCGGTACGGGTCATTGATCAAGACGGGGAGCAATTAGGAGTGATTCCTACCGCAGAAGCTTTAAAGTTAGCTATGGAGGCAAACCTCGATCTGGTTGAAGTTGCCTCTGACGCAAAACCCCCGGTCTGTCGGATTATGGACTATGGCAAGCTGAAGTACGAGCGTAAAAAAAAGACCAGCAAAAACACCAAGCAGCATCAGGTCCAACTGAAAGAAATTCGGATGCGTCCGAAAATCGGGAAGCACGACATCGAGTTCAAGTTGAAAAGTGCCCGCAAATTTCTGGAGCAGAAAGACAAGGTTAAATTCAATATCATGTTCCGTGGTCGTGAAAATGCACACCATGAACTTGGTCGAACGATCCTGGGAGACATTCAGGAACAGCTTTCCGAGATCGCTAAAGTGGAACAGGCTCCCACAATGGCCAGCGGTCGAAATATGATTATGGTGCTGGCGCCTCGTTAA
- a CDS encoding cytochrome c3 family protein: protein MDRFQFPKWTNAIVPVLGALGGIGMLYVIGMVAYGASPETTDVGYQPEQPLPFSHALHAGKLKLDCRYCHNTVEVAGHAAIPPTSTCLNCHSGADANGVVNTVAVHSTSTKLAPIRESQATGKSMQWRRVHDLPDYVYFNHSAHVRRGVSCVACHGRVDKMEKVTQVKPLSMSWCLECHRNPEPNLRPPEFVTKLDWVPEGDPHEVGEMVREELNLNPSTNCSTCHR from the coding sequence ATGGATCGTTTTCAGTTTCCGAAATGGACAAATGCAATTGTTCCAGTGCTGGGTGCGCTGGGCGGGATCGGTATGTTGTACGTAATTGGGATGGTTGCTTATGGGGCCAGTCCTGAAACAACAGACGTCGGCTATCAGCCCGAGCAGCCATTGCCCTTCAGTCATGCATTGCATGCTGGCAAGCTCAAGTTGGATTGTCGCTATTGTCATAACACGGTCGAAGTTGCCGGGCACGCTGCTATTCCCCCGACCTCGACTTGTTTGAATTGTCACAGTGGCGCTGATGCTAACGGCGTTGTAAATACAGTTGCCGTTCATTCTACCAGTACTAAACTGGCTCCCATTCGTGAGAGTCAGGCGACAGGAAAGTCGATGCAGTGGCGGCGTGTGCATGACTTGCCTGATTATGTTTATTTCAATCATAGTGCTCACGTGCGTCGTGGTGTGAGTTGTGTTGCCTGTCATGGTCGAGTCGACAAGATGGAGAAGGTGACTCAGGTGAAACCATTGAGTATGAGCTGGTGTCTGGAATGTCATCGCAATCCTGAGCCAAATCTTCGTCCACCAGAGTTTGTGACAAAGCTTGATTGGGTGCCCGAAGGAGATCCGCACGAAGTGGGTGAAATGGTTCGTGAGGAACTGAATTTGAATCCTTCTACTAATTGTTCTACGTGTCACCGCTAA
- a CDS encoding quinol:electron acceptor oxidoreductase subunit ActD has translation MATTIEQPVKTKAEPELLGFLAEFDDPNALIEASKKVRDAGYRNWDTHTPFPLHGIDEAMGIKWTILPWIVACCGLMGGTIAISMQWYMNAYDYPFLISGKPLFSIPACIPIVFELSVLLAAFGAFFGMLGLNQLPKLYNPMFKSEAFRRVTNDRFFISMDAKDAKFSEIDTGEFLKSLNPTNVEEFWSDVESPKLPRNLKLGLSIVGVLMIMPPALVAYKRSTTTNTPRVHIVPDMDFQPSLKAQNTTNVFSDGREIRPNIKGTIPRGQFKDDNIPFYYGLKYLPEDQDVVTIAVQDEKKADAKPAEDKKADAEKAPATKPAAADPAAAAAAEAKKLDELPWVTEFPMPVTAKMMARGKERYRIYCSACHGLGGEGDGLVTLRAMDLQQGTWVKPASYHTENVRKLPVGRLYHTITNGVRKMPAYGPQIPPEDRWSIVLYLKALQKSQQIDANTLPEDVKRKLRDTK, from the coding sequence ATGGCGACCACAATCGAACAACCAGTAAAAACGAAAGCAGAACCTGAATTACTCGGGTTCCTTGCCGAGTTCGATGATCCCAATGCGTTGATCGAAGCATCAAAGAAAGTTCGCGATGCCGGCTACCGCAACTGGGACACGCATACTCCTTTCCCGCTACACGGGATTGATGAAGCAATGGGAATCAAATGGACGATTCTGCCTTGGATCGTCGCCTGCTGTGGACTGATGGGGGGCACGATTGCAATCAGTATGCAATGGTATATGAACGCATACGATTACCCGTTTTTAATTAGTGGCAAACCGCTATTTAGTATTCCCGCCTGTATTCCGATTGTATTCGAACTGTCTGTTTTATTAGCCGCCTTTGGCGCATTTTTCGGGATGCTGGGACTGAACCAGTTGCCCAAACTATATAATCCCATGTTTAAGTCTGAAGCGTTTCGTCGTGTGACCAACGATCGCTTCTTTATTAGTATGGACGCAAAAGACGCGAAATTTTCCGAGATCGATACAGGTGAATTTCTTAAGTCATTAAATCCTACCAATGTGGAAGAATTCTGGTCTGACGTCGAATCTCCCAAACTGCCTAGAAATCTGAAATTGGGTCTGAGCATTGTGGGTGTGTTGATGATCATGCCTCCTGCTCTGGTAGCGTATAAGCGTTCGACAACGACAAATACGCCGCGCGTCCATATCGTTCCCGACATGGACTTCCAGCCAAGTTTGAAAGCACAGAATACGACGAACGTGTTCTCTGATGGCCGCGAAATACGCCCGAATATCAAAGGCACGATTCCCCGTGGGCAATTTAAAGATGACAACATTCCCTTCTACTATGGGTTGAAATATCTCCCTGAAGATCAGGATGTCGTTACAATCGCAGTGCAGGATGAAAAGAAAGCGGATGCAAAACCCGCAGAAGACAAGAAAGCGGATGCTGAAAAAGCACCAGCGACAAAGCCGGCTGCCGCTGATCCTGCCGCTGCAGCAGCAGCTGAAGCGAAAAAGCTGGATGAGCTTCCCTGGGTCACCGAGTTCCCGATGCCGGTAACAGCAAAAATGATGGCTCGCGGAAAAGAACGCTATCGGATTTATTGTTCTGCCTGTCACGGTCTGGGCGGTGAAGGTGATGGGCTTGTCACCTTAAGGGCCATGGATCTGCAGCAGGGAACCTGGGTGAAACCAGCTTCTTATCATACGGAAAACGTGCGAAAGCTACCCGTTGGTCGCCTGTATCACACAATCACGAACGGGGTTCGCAAGATGCCCGCATACGGACCACAGATTCCACCAGAAGATCGCTGGTCGATTGTGTTGTATCTGAAAGCACTGCAGAAGAGTCAACAGATTGATGCAAATACGCTTCCTGAAGATGTAAAGCGAAAACTTCGGGACACCAAGTAA
- the nrfD gene encoding NrfD/PsrC family molybdoenzyme membrane anchor subunit produces MASVTAEPIDTTIEVPGKRTPLVTGAHDYGTVTDAVCRLAECKTPKAWYLALGVSACLMGMLFGLIGYLIITGVGVWGNRSPVFWGWPIVNFVFWVGIGHAGTLISAILFLFRQDWRTGINRAAEAMTIFAVVCAGVFPGIHIGRVWLAYWLFPIPNQMAMWPNFRSPLLWDVFAVSTYATVSLLFWYMGMIPDLATLRDRATGKIQQFAYGLFSLGWNGSSRHWHRYERAYLLLAALAAPLVLSVHTIVSFDFAVSQLPGWHTTIFPPYFVAGAVFSGFAMVLTLMIPARKICGIEDLLTDRHLENMTKVIIATGTMVGYAYAMEFFIAWYGGNRYETFAFINRAFGPYAWAYWIMVSCNVISPQLFWIKKIRTTPWMIFVVCVFVNIGMWFERFVITVTSLSRDFLPSSWGYFKPTIVDVLMLIGSFGLFMTLFLLFCKFLPMVAMAEVKSVMPRPGGHGDH; encoded by the coding sequence ATGGCTTCAGTAACAGCAGAGCCTATTGACACAACAATCGAAGTTCCCGGTAAGCGAACTCCGCTCGTGACTGGTGCTCACGACTATGGGACTGTCACCGACGCCGTCTGTCGACTGGCTGAATGTAAGACTCCCAAAGCCTGGTATCTGGCATTAGGCGTTTCCGCCTGCTTGATGGGAATGTTGTTTGGTCTGATTGGGTATTTGATTATTACCGGTGTTGGTGTCTGGGGTAACCGTAGTCCTGTCTTCTGGGGCTGGCCGATTGTGAACTTCGTGTTCTGGGTCGGTATTGGTCACGCTGGTACTTTGATTTCCGCGATTTTATTCCTGTTCCGTCAGGACTGGCGAACCGGGATCAACCGTGCTGCTGAAGCAATGACGATTTTCGCTGTGGTTTGTGCGGGTGTCTTCCCAGGGATTCACATTGGTCGTGTCTGGTTGGCTTACTGGCTCTTCCCCATTCCCAACCAGATGGCAATGTGGCCCAACTTCCGTAGTCCACTGCTGTGGGACGTGTTCGCTGTTTCGACTTATGCAACTGTGTCACTGTTGTTTTGGTATATGGGCATGATTCCTGACCTCGCGACACTCCGCGATCGGGCTACTGGAAAAATTCAGCAGTTTGCCTACGGTCTGTTTTCACTGGGGTGGAATGGGTCTTCGCGGCACTGGCATCGCTATGAGCGAGCTTACCTGTTGTTAGCAGCTCTGGCAGCGCCTTTGGTGCTTAGTGTGCATACAATCGTTAGTTTTGACTTTGCTGTTTCTCAGTTACCAGGTTGGCATACCACAATCTTTCCTCCGTACTTCGTCGCAGGGGCCGTCTTCAGTGGTTTTGCGATGGTGCTGACACTGATGATTCCTGCCAGAAAAATTTGCGGGATTGAGGATTTGTTAACGGATCGCCACTTGGAAAATATGACCAAAGTGATTATTGCCACTGGTACGATGGTGGGTTATGCCTATGCGATGGAGTTTTTCATTGCCTGGTATGGTGGAAACCGCTACGAAACCTTTGCCTTTATTAACCGTGCCTTCGGTCCTTATGCCTGGGCTTACTGGATCATGGTATCGTGTAACGTCATCAGCCCACAGTTGTTCTGGATCAAAAAGATCCGTACGACTCCCTGGATGATTTTTGTTGTGTGTGTGTTTGTGAATATCGGTATGTGGTTTGAGCGTTTTGTGATTACAGTAACCTCCTTGAGCCGGGATTTTCTGCCTTCCAGCTGGGGGTATTTCAAGCCAACCATCGTCGATGTTTTAATGTTAATCGGTAGTTTCGGTCTGTTTATGACTTTGTTCCTGCTCTTCTGCAAGTTCCTGCCGATGGTGGCGATGGCAGAAGTCAAAAGTGTGATGCCTCGACCAGGCGGTCATGGCGATCATTAA
- a CDS encoding Gfo/Idh/MocA family protein: MSDKIRWGILSTAKIGTVQVIPAMQQGHFCDVTAIASRNLDRAKQVAAELGIPHAYGSYEELLADPEIDAIYNPLPNHMHVPWSIKAIEAGKHVLCEKPIGLSAAEGQQLFDCAAAHPELKVMEAFMYRHHPQWQLAQKMVQEGKIGTLRTIQSFFSYFNNDPQNIRNQSDIGGGGLMDIGCYPISLSRFIFGAEPQRVFGIAEYDKNLGTDYLASATLDFGNGTSTFTSSTQLNPYQRVHIHGTTGRIEIEIPFNAPIDRPCKIWLQTDGEIEEIELELCNQYTIQGDLMSQAILNNTPVPTPLNDAIGNMRVIEAIVESDRSGNWVAF; this comes from the coding sequence ATGAGCGACAAAATCCGCTGGGGTATTCTGAGTACAGCAAAAATTGGAACAGTGCAGGTGATTCCTGCGATGCAACAAGGCCATTTCTGTGATGTGACTGCAATCGCATCACGCAATCTGGATCGGGCAAAACAGGTTGCTGCAGAATTGGGAATTCCCCATGCCTACGGTTCTTATGAAGAATTACTGGCAGATCCTGAGATTGATGCGATCTATAACCCTCTGCCCAACCACATGCATGTTCCCTGGTCGATCAAAGCCATTGAAGCAGGCAAACATGTGCTGTGCGAGAAGCCCATTGGATTGTCTGCAGCAGAAGGTCAACAGCTTTTCGACTGTGCTGCTGCTCATCCGGAGCTGAAGGTCATGGAGGCCTTCATGTACCGCCATCACCCCCAATGGCAACTGGCCCAAAAAATGGTGCAGGAAGGAAAAATTGGAACCCTGCGCACCATCCAGTCATTTTTCTCCTACTTTAACAACGACCCTCAGAACATTCGTAATCAAAGTGACATCGGCGGTGGCGGTTTAATGGATATTGGCTGTTATCCCATTTCATTGTCTCGATTTATTTTCGGTGCCGAGCCCCAGCGTGTTTTCGGAATCGCTGAATACGATAAAAACCTGGGTACAGATTACCTGGCTTCTGCCACACTCGATTTTGGTAACGGAACTTCGACTTTCACTAGTTCGACTCAGCTCAATCCTTATCAACGTGTCCACATCCATGGAACCACGGGTCGCATCGAAATCGAAATCCCGTTTAACGCGCCCATCGATCGCCCCTGCAAGATCTGGCTGCAGACAGATGGTGAGATTGAAGAGATCGAACTGGAACTCTGCAATCAGTATACGATTCAGGGAGACCTGATGTCACAGGCCATTCTGAATAACACCCCTGTTCCGACACCGCTAAACGATGCCATCGGAAACATGCGAGTGATTGAGGCGATTGTAGAAAGCGATCGGAGTGGAAATTGGGTTGCGTTTTAA
- a CDS encoding TAT-variant-translocated molybdopterin oxidoreductase translates to MDKKYWRSLGELHSTPEFEEILHREFPVAASEYPEGVSRRRWMQLMGASVALASVSGCRWEDEKISPSVSRPEGMIPGKPQKYATLMELGGMAESLLVTCFDGRPIKVEGNPDSPQSKGSSTVFAQSETLSLYDPDRAVGVVERKGGTRYVRDWQTFIEYSDTVLGQAQKDGGAKLRVLADVSSSAARKHLQEKFSALYPKARWYDYTANSRDNVYEGAKIAFGEVVRPHFDLTKANVVVCLDEDLLSEHPASLLHTRDWASRRDPAAGPMNRLYSVESRFTTTGAAADHRLPTRSVDLGYFLTKLEEQVQQRLSEKHAEAEGDDYAAKVLAAMSEDLVANQGSGLIAIGANQPAELHARVHKLNEQLGNVGEAIRYSKEPLARDLSAVEALRTLTEEMQSGAVETLVILGGNPAYNAPGDIDFVSALGKVPNSMHLGAYEDETSLLCQWHLPQTHPFEQWGDSRAYDGTLCVAQPLIEPLHDGKSEVELLAILCGDKHPVALDLIKEAVKGSLDSMTVNASWRRLVHDGLLKGSSLEAVSPKVKSLPAAKIVEAASEEMELVFYLSPQLYDGRFANSGWLQETPDNLTKITWDNAALIAPKTAKDLGVGFGSVVKLILDGKSLELPVYVLPGQAPNSIAVALGYGRTAAGMVGGDVARDVKPVGENVAALQSKASMNFAGGLKVEKTGKEYELAITQDHHAIDAVGASEVQGRVGQLVREGDLSEYESNPGFAKGRTHHPDLVSLWDKNKEGKPNYQELSYEGQAWGMSIDLTKCIGCNACMVSCQAENNVPVVGREQVINSREMHWLRVDRYFTGDDENNPGVAVQPMLCQQCELAPCEQVCPVAATVHTDEGLNDMVYNRCVGTRYCANNCPYKVRRFNYFNFNKVYEQPRGKLQALVLNPEVTVRHRGVMEKCTYCVQRIKAVQIEAKNDQRPIEDGEIVTACQQACSAKAIEFGDLTKENSKVAQAHANPRSYAALSELNIKPRTAYLARITNPHPSLAKPATEGHGHGHDEQHAEADTEKKTEKH, encoded by the coding sequence GTGGATAAAAAGTATTGGCGAAGTCTGGGTGAGTTGCATTCCACGCCGGAGTTTGAAGAGATCTTGCATCGTGAGTTTCCAGTCGCTGCGTCCGAATATCCGGAAGGGGTTTCGCGTCGTCGCTGGATGCAGTTAATGGGGGCGTCTGTTGCCTTGGCTAGTGTTTCAGGCTGCCGCTGGGAAGACGAAAAAATTTCTCCCAGTGTTTCACGTCCAGAAGGCATGATTCCCGGCAAGCCGCAAAAATATGCGACACTGATGGAGCTGGGAGGGATGGCCGAGAGTCTGTTGGTCACCTGTTTCGATGGTCGGCCGATCAAGGTAGAAGGGAATCCCGACTCGCCGCAGAGCAAGGGGTCTTCCACTGTTTTTGCTCAATCGGAAACGCTGTCATTGTACGATCCCGACCGGGCTGTCGGTGTCGTTGAACGTAAGGGTGGGACGCGTTACGTTCGGGATTGGCAGACTTTTATTGAATATTCAGATACTGTGCTGGGTCAGGCACAAAAGGACGGCGGCGCCAAGTTGCGTGTGCTGGCTGATGTGAGTTCTTCGGCTGCCAGAAAGCATCTTCAGGAGAAGTTTTCTGCTCTGTATCCGAAGGCTCGCTGGTATGATTACACAGCCAACTCACGTGACAATGTTTACGAAGGTGCCAAAATTGCCTTCGGGGAAGTGGTTCGTCCGCACTTCGATTTAACCAAGGCAAATGTGGTTGTCTGTCTGGATGAGGATCTGCTGTCCGAGCATCCTGCATCGCTTCTGCATACACGTGACTGGGCTTCCCGCCGCGATCCAGCTGCGGGGCCGATGAATCGTCTGTATTCCGTGGAAAGTCGGTTTACGACAACCGGGGCTGCCGCCGATCATCGTTTGCCAACCCGCTCGGTTGATCTTGGTTATTTTCTGACCAAGCTGGAAGAGCAGGTTCAACAGCGTCTGTCAGAAAAGCATGCTGAGGCTGAAGGCGATGATTATGCTGCGAAGGTGTTGGCGGCAATGTCCGAAGATCTAGTCGCCAATCAGGGGTCTGGTTTGATTGCCATCGGTGCCAATCAACCGGCTGAGCTGCACGCCCGCGTGCATAAGTTAAACGAACAGCTGGGTAATGTAGGCGAAGCCATTCGTTATTCTAAGGAGCCACTGGCGCGTGATTTGTCTGCTGTTGAAGCATTGCGAACATTGACGGAAGAAATGCAGTCCGGTGCCGTTGAGACGCTGGTGATTCTGGGGGGTAACCCTGCTTACAATGCTCCCGGCGATATTGACTTCGTTTCCGCACTTGGCAAGGTGCCTAACTCGATGCACCTTGGCGCATATGAAGATGAGACTTCGCTGTTATGTCAATGGCATCTGCCTCAAACACATCCGTTTGAGCAGTGGGGTGACTCTCGTGCTTATGACGGAACATTGTGTGTGGCACAGCCTTTGATTGAACCATTGCACGACGGGAAATCAGAAGTCGAGTTGCTGGCGATTCTCTGTGGCGATAAACACCCGGTCGCATTGGACCTGATCAAAGAAGCCGTCAAAGGCTCACTGGATTCCATGACCGTCAATGCTTCCTGGCGTCGACTCGTTCATGATGGCCTGCTGAAGGGGAGTTCGCTCGAAGCCGTCTCGCCGAAAGTCAAATCTCTGCCTGCTGCGAAAATTGTCGAAGCGGCCAGTGAAGAGATGGAGCTGGTGTTTTATCTCAGTCCCCAACTCTATGACGGCCGATTTGCCAATAGCGGCTGGTTGCAGGAAACGCCTGATAATCTGACAAAAATCACCTGGGATAACGCTGCTTTGATCGCTCCCAAAACAGCTAAAGATCTCGGGGTGGGGTTTGGCTCTGTTGTGAAGCTGATTCTAGACGGCAAGTCGCTCGAGCTGCCTGTATATGTTCTGCCCGGACAGGCACCGAATTCGATCGCGGTTGCTCTGGGGTACGGTCGCACCGCAGCAGGTATGGTCGGGGGTGATGTTGCCCGGGATGTGAAGCCCGTTGGTGAAAACGTGGCAGCGTTACAGTCTAAAGCATCGATGAACTTTGCCGGCGGTCTGAAAGTCGAAAAGACAGGCAAGGAATACGAACTGGCCATTACACAGGACCATCACGCCATTGATGCCGTTGGTGCAAGCGAAGTTCAGGGACGTGTTGGTCAGTTGGTGCGTGAAGGGGATCTCAGCGAATATGAGTCGAATCCTGGTTTCGCGAAAGGTCGTACCCATCATCCGGACCTGGTATCCTTGTGGGACAAAAATAAAGAGGGAAAGCCAAACTATCAAGAGCTGTCCTATGAAGGTCAAGCTTGGGGTATGTCGATCGATTTGACCAAGTGTATTGGCTGTAATGCTTGTATGGTTTCCTGTCAGGCGGAAAATAACGTACCCGTCGTTGGTCGCGAACAGGTGATTAACAGTCGTGAAATGCACTGGTTACGCGTCGATCGTTACTTCACGGGTGACGACGAAAATAATCCGGGTGTTGCCGTGCAGCCGATGTTATGTCAGCAGTGTGAGTTGGCTCCCTGTGAGCAGGTTTGCCCCGTTGCTGCAACCGTGCATACCGATGAAGGTTTGAACGACATGGTGTATAACCGCTGTGTCGGAACCCGGTATTGTGCCAACAACTGTCCTTATAAGGTGCGACGTTTTAACTACTTCAACTTCAATAAAGTTTATGAGCAACCTCGTGGAAAACTGCAGGCTCTGGTACTGAATCCGGAAGTGACCGTCCGTCATCGCGGGGTTATGGAAAAATGTACTTATTGTGTGCAGCGTATTAAAGCGGTCCAGATCGAAGCCAAAAACGACCAGCGTCCGATTGAAGATGGAGAAATTGTAACAGCCTGTCAGCAAGCCTGTTCCGCGAAGGCCATTGAGTTTGGCGATTTGACGAAAGAAAACAGTAAAGTCGCACAGGCCCATGCAAATCCGCGTTCGTATGCTGCTTTGTCGGAGTTGAATATCAAACCTCGAACGGCGTATCTGGCTCGCATTACCAATCCGCATCCTTCACTGGCGAAACCCGCTACGGAAGGGCATGGCCATGGGCATGACGAACAGCACGCAGAAGCGGACACTGAGAAAAAGACAGAGAAGCATTAG
- a CDS encoding quinol:cytochrome C oxidoreductase: MQTSPDTDKKITVQTLAELGPLPMKVALGCAVLLPVAFLLGWFSENGMTKFAFSYLQSTFFFLSISLGALFFVMIQQLTRAGWSVVLRRLSEFIAMGVIPLAVLVLPIVLVTLAGNDILYQWASAKNVAEDHLLQAKAPYLNSGFFAIRYLIYFGSWIFLARFFLNKSVAQDANGDPELTLLMERRSGPALLLFSFTLTFAAFDFIMSLDAHWFSTIFGVYYFAAGLVGFFSFLAISLVYLRSKGLLQEPVTVEHLHDVGKLLFAFNCFWAYIAISQYLLIWYSNIPEETVFYLHRQDHGWGTISLILVIGHFAIPFVFFMSRWMKRNPKTLFFWAFYLLVMNWIDIFWLVMPNANVGGVSFGMILVDVCCTIGVGGIYVAGLLKFAGQTSVMPVRDPRLEESLKFHNI; encoded by the coding sequence ATGCAAACTTCACCTGACACAGATAAAAAGATTACCGTTCAAACACTGGCTGAGCTGGGGCCGCTCCCAATGAAGGTGGCACTGGGCTGTGCTGTCCTGCTGCCGGTGGCCTTTTTATTAGGGTGGTTCAGCGAAAACGGGATGACAAAGTTTGCCTTCTCTTATCTGCAGAGCACATTCTTCTTTTTGAGCATCTCGCTGGGCGCGTTGTTCTTTGTAATGATTCAACAACTGACGCGTGCTGGTTGGAGTGTTGTTTTACGCCGTTTATCTGAATTTATTGCGATGGGCGTGATTCCCTTGGCTGTACTGGTACTGCCAATCGTGCTCGTCACATTAGCCGGAAACGATATTTTATATCAATGGGCCAGTGCGAAGAATGTGGCAGAAGACCACCTTCTACAGGCAAAAGCACCCTATCTGAACAGTGGCTTTTTCGCGATTCGTTATTTGATTTATTTCGGTTCCTGGATTTTCCTGGCCCGGTTCTTCCTGAATAAGTCAGTCGCTCAGGATGCAAACGGCGATCCCGAATTGACACTATTAATGGAACGACGTAGTGGACCGGCACTGTTGCTCTTTTCCTTCACCTTAACGTTTGCTGCCTTTGACTTTATCATGTCATTGGACGCACACTGGTTTAGTACGATTTTTGGTGTCTACTATTTTGCCGCTGGTCTGGTGGGCTTCTTCAGCTTTCTGGCGATCAGTTTGGTTTACCTGCGCAGCAAAGGCTTGCTGCAGGAACCGGTTACCGTAGAACATTTACATGATGTGGGCAAACTGTTATTTGCCTTTAACTGCTTCTGGGCTTATATCGCCATTTCACAGTATCTGTTGATCTGGTATTCCAATATTCCTGAAGAAACAGTCTTCTATCTGCACCGCCAGGATCATGGCTGGGGAACGATCTCACTAATTCTGGTGATTGGTCATTTCGCGATTCCATTTGTGTTCTTCATGTCGCGCTGGATGAAGCGGAATCCCAAGACGCTGTTTTTCTGGGCCTTTTATCTGCTGGTCATGAACTGGATCGATATCTTCTGGCTGGTGATGCCGAATGCTAACGTGGGGGGCGTCTCCTTTGGAATGATCCTGGTCGATGTCTGTTGTACGATCGGAGTTGGCGGGATTTATGTCGCTGGTTTACTGAAATTTGCCGGTCAGACGTCCGTCATGCCGGTCAGAGATCCGCGTCTGGAAGAGTCACTGAAGTTTCACAATATTTAA
- a CDS encoding DUF1559 family PulG-like putative transporter gives MKTKSIQRNHGFTLIELLVVIAIIAILIALLLPAVQQAREAARRSSCKNNFKQVALALHNYHGTHSVFPYGVMETGTFHLRDTWMQQILPFIEQAPMYNKYMSWQGQWVMDTPVEIKDQPIAVLMCPSEASHPAFGGGGGTRSGGRGFQGSYVVCAGNKPITYGTDSGGIFYSLSRHKMRDIVDGTTNTLFISETLIRGTTGGGWGAAGGYWGGGKGGGFGFTTLEPPNTSLPDEVYSCKSQTFPNSPCTSQSNYNSPRNFARSYHTGGVHVALADASTRFVSSNIDRTLFQNLGTRNGNEVLGEW, from the coding sequence ATGAAAACAAAATCTATTCAAAGAAACCACGGTTTCACACTAATCGAATTATTGGTGGTGATTGCCATCATCGCCATCCTCATTGCACTGCTACTGCCGGCAGTTCAACAGGCCCGAGAAGCAGCACGCCGGTCGTCCTGTAAAAACAACTTCAAGCAAGTGGCGCTGGCTCTACACAATTACCATGGGACACATAGCGTGTTTCCCTACGGCGTTATGGAAACAGGCACTTTCCACTTACGCGATACCTGGATGCAGCAGATCCTGCCCTTTATCGAGCAGGCTCCCATGTACAATAAATACATGAGCTGGCAGGGGCAGTGGGTGATGGACACACCCGTAGAAATTAAAGACCAACCCATTGCCGTTTTAATGTGCCCCTCAGAAGCATCGCACCCTGCCTTTGGAGGAGGGGGAGGGACACGTTCTGGTGGACGTGGATTCCAGGGAAGTTATGTTGTCTGTGCCGGCAATAAGCCAATCACCTATGGTACCGATTCTGGAGGGATCTTCTACTCACTTTCCCGACACAAAATGCGAGATATTGTTGACGGCACCACCAACACGCTCTTTATCAGTGAAACATTAATTCGCGGCACGACCGGTGGTGGCTGGGGTGCCGCAGGAGGATACTGGGGAGGTGGCAAAGGGGGTGGATTCGGTTTCACCACACTGGAGCCTCCCAACACTTCACTCCCCGATGAAGTCTACTCCTGCAAGAGCCAGACGTTCCCGAATTCCCCGTGTACAAGTCAAAGCAACTATAACTCCCCTCGCAACTTCGCCAGAAGCTACCACACCGGAGGCGTACACGTTGCACTGGCTGATGCTTCAACACGATTTGTCAGTTCTAACATTGATCGTACCCTATTCCAGAACCTGGGTACCCGAAACGGCAATGAGGTCCTCGGAGAATGGTAA